A portion of the Streptococcus urinalis 2285-97 genome contains these proteins:
- the rpoB gene encoding DNA-directed RNA polymerase subunit beta produces the protein MAGHEVQYGKHRTRRSFSRIKEVLDLPNLIEIQTDSFQDFLESGLKEVFEDVLPISNFTDTMELEFVGYEFKEPKYTLEEARIHDASYSAPIFVTFRLVNKETGEIKTQEVFFGDFPIMTEMGTFIINGGERIIVSQLVRSPGVYFNDKVDKNGKVGYGSTVIPNRGAWLELETDAKDIAYTRIDRTRKIPFTTLVRALGFSGDDEIVDIFGDSELVRNTIEKDIHKNPSDSRTDEALKEIYERLRPGEPKTADSSRSLLIARFFDARRYDLAAVGRYKINKKLNIKTRLLNQVIAENLVDGETGEILVEAGTEMTHDVIDSISEQLDNGLNSFVYTPNDYAVVTEPVVLQKFKVVAPTDPDRVVTIVGNANPDDKVRALTPADILAEMSYFLNLAEGLGKVDDIDHLGNRRIRAVGELLANQFRIGLARMERNVRERMSVQDNDVLTPQQIINIRPVTAAVKEFFGSSQLSQFMDQHNPLSELSHKRRLSALGPGGLTRDRAGYEVRDVHYTHYGRMCPIETPEGPNIGLINNLSSYGHLNKYGFIQTPYRKVNRETGVVTNEIQWLTADEEDEYTVAQANSPLTEDGKFADEIVMGRHQGVNQEYSAHAADFMDVSPKQVVAVATACIPFLENDDSNRALMGANMQRQAVPLIDPKAPFVGTGMEYQAAHDSGAAVIAQHAGKVIFSDAEKVEVRREDGSLDVYHVTKFRRSNSGTAYNQRTLVKVGDIVEEGDFIADGPSMESGEMALGQNPVVAYMTWEGYNFEDAVIMSERLVKEDVYTSVHLEEFESETRDTKLGPEEITREIPNVGEEALKDLDEMGIIRIGAEVSEGDILVGKVTPKGEKDLSAEERLLHAIFGDKSREVRDTSLRVPHGGDGIVRDVKIFTRANGDELQSGVNMLVRVYIAQKRKIKVGDKMAGRHGNKGVVSRIVPVEDMPYLPDGTPVDIMLNPLGVPSRMNIGQVMELHLGMAARNLGIHIATPVFDGATSEDLWETVQEAGMDSDAKTVLYDGRTGEPFDNRVSVGVMYMIKLHHMVDDKLHARSVGPYSLVTQQPLGGKAQFGGQRFGEMEVWALEAYGASNVLQEILTYKSDDVTGRLKAYEAITKGKPIPKPGVPESFRVLVKELQSLGLDMRVLDEDDNEVELRDLDEGEDDDVMHVDDLEKARETKEPTEVVETSEEN, from the coding sequence TTGGCAGGACATGAAGTTCAGTACGGAAAACACCGTACACGTCGAAGCTTTTCAAGAATCAAAGAGGTTCTTGATTTACCAAATTTAATTGAAATTCAAACTGACTCATTCCAAGATTTCCTTGAATCAGGATTGAAAGAAGTTTTTGAAGATGTTTTACCAATTTCAAACTTCACTGATACTATGGAACTTGAGTTTGTTGGCTATGAATTCAAAGAACCAAAATACACCCTTGAAGAAGCTCGTATTCACGATGCTAGCTACTCAGCACCTATTTTTGTCACTTTCCGTTTAGTAAACAAAGAAACTGGTGAAATTAAAACACAAGAAGTTTTCTTTGGTGATTTCCCAATTATGACGGAAATGGGAACGTTTATTATCAATGGTGGTGAACGTATTATTGTTTCTCAACTTGTTCGCTCTCCTGGCGTTTATTTTAATGACAAAGTTGATAAAAATGGCAAAGTTGGATATGGCTCAACAGTAATTCCTAACCGTGGTGCATGGCTAGAACTTGAAACAGATGCTAAGGATATCGCTTATACACGTATTGACCGGACGCGTAAAATTCCTTTTACAACTTTAGTTCGTGCCTTAGGTTTCTCAGGTGATGATGAAATTGTTGATATCTTTGGGGATAGTGAGCTTGTTCGCAATACTATTGAAAAAGATATTCATAAAAATCCATCAGATTCACGTACTGATGAAGCTTTGAAAGAAATTTATGAACGTCTTCGCCCAGGTGAACCAAAAACAGCTGACAGTTCACGTAGTTTACTGATTGCACGGTTCTTTGATGCACGTCGCTATGACTTGGCGGCTGTTGGACGTTATAAAATCAACAAAAAATTAAATATTAAAACACGTTTATTAAATCAAGTTATTGCTGAAAATCTTGTTGACGGTGAAACTGGAGAAATCCTTGTTGAAGCTGGTACTGAAATGACTCACGATGTGATTGATTCTATTTCAGAACAACTTGATAATGGTTTAAATAGTTTCGTCTATACACCAAATGATTATGCTGTTGTGACTGAACCAGTTGTTCTTCAAAAATTCAAAGTTGTCGCTCCAACTGATCCAGATCGTGTTGTTACAATTGTTGGGAATGCTAATCCAGATGACAAAGTTCGTGCATTAACACCAGCTGATATTTTAGCTGAAATGTCATATTTCCTAAACCTTGCTGAAGGGCTTGGAAAAGTGGACGATATTGACCATTTAGGTAATCGTCGTATTCGTGCTGTTGGTGAATTACTTGCTAACCAGTTTCGTATTGGTCTTGCACGTATGGAAAGAAATGTTCGTGAACGTATGTCAGTTCAAGATAATGATGTTCTAACACCTCAACAAATTATTAATATCCGTCCGGTAACTGCAGCTGTTAAAGAATTCTTTGGTTCTTCTCAATTATCACAGTTCATGGACCAACATAATCCGCTTTCTGAGTTATCTCATAAACGTCGTCTTTCAGCCTTAGGACCTGGAGGTTTGACACGTGACCGTGCTGGTTATGAAGTTCGTGACGTGCATTACACTCATTATGGTCGTATGTGTCCAATTGAAACTCCTGAAGGACCAAACATTGGTTTGATTAACAACTTATCATCTTATGGACATTTAAATAAATATGGTTTTATTCAAACACCATACCGTAAAGTGAACCGTGAAACAGGTGTTGTCACAAATGAAATCCAATGGTTAACTGCAGATGAAGAAGATGAGTACACAGTAGCACAAGCAAATTCTCCACTAACAGAAGATGGTAAATTTGCTGATGAAATTGTGATGGGTCGTCATCAAGGGGTCAACCAAGAATATTCTGCACATGCAGCAGATTTCATGGATGTTTCTCCTAAGCAAGTAGTTGCTGTCGCTACAGCATGTATTCCTTTCTTGGAAAACGATGACTCAAATCGTGCCCTCATGGGTGCCAACATGCAACGTCAGGCTGTTCCGTTAATTGATCCAAAAGCACCATTTGTTGGTACTGGTATGGAATATCAAGCTGCTCATGATTCAGGAGCAGCAGTAATTGCTCAACATGCTGGTAAAGTTATCTTCTCAGATGCTGAAAAAGTTGAAGTACGTCGCGAAGATGGTTCTTTAGATGTTTACCATGTTACTAAATTCCGTCGTTCAAACTCAGGTACTGCCTATAACCAACGTACACTTGTAAAAGTTGGAGATATTGTTGAAGAAGGTGATTTTATTGCTGATGGACCATCTATGGAAAGTGGTGAAATGGCCCTTGGACAAAACCCAGTTGTTGCCTATATGACTTGGGAAGGCTATAACTTCGAGGATGCGGTCATTATGAGTGAACGTCTTGTTAAAGAAGATGTTTATACTTCAGTTCACTTAGAAGAATTTGAATCAGAAACACGTGATACAAAGCTTGGGCCTGAAGAAATCACACGCGAAATTCCAAATGTTGGTGAAGAAGCTCTTAAAGACTTAGACGAAATGGGTATTATCCGTATCGGTGCTGAAGTCAGCGAGGGAGATATTTTAGTTGGTAAAGTAACACCTAAAGGTGAAAAAGATTTATCTGCAGAAGAACGCTTGTTACATGCTATCTTTGGTGATAAATCCCGTGAAGTTCGTGATACTTCACTGCGTGTACCACACGGTGGTGATGGTATTGTGCGAGATGTTAAAATCTTTACTCGTGCCAATGGTGATGAATTGCAATCAGGCGTAAATATGCTTGTTCGTGTTTACATTGCACAAAAACGTAAAATCAAAGTCGGTGATAAGATGGCCGGTCGTCACGGAAACAAAGGGGTTGTTTCTCGTATTGTTCCAGTTGAAGATATGCCATATTTACCAGATGGAACACCAGTTGATATCATGTTAAATCCACTTGGTGTGCCTTCACGTATGAATATCGGACAAGTTATGGAGCTTCACTTAGGTATGGCTGCCCGTAATTTAGGTATCCACATTGCAACACCTGTCTTTGATGGTGCAACATCTGAAGATTTATGGGAAACAGTTCAAGAAGCTGGTATGGATAGCGATGCTAAGACTGTCCTTTATGATGGCCGTACTGGTGAGCCATTTGACAACCGTGTTTCAGTTGGTGTCATGTACATGATTAAACTTCATCACATGGTCGATGATAAACTTCATGCGCGTTCAGTTGGACCATACTCACTTGTTACACAACAACCTTTAGGTGGTAAAGCACAGTTTGGTGGACAACGTTTTGGTGAGATGGAGGTTTGGGCACTTGAAGCTTATGGTGCATCAAATGTTCTTCAAGAAATCTTGACTTACAAATCTGACGACGTTACTGGCCGTCTAAAAGCTTATGAAGCTATTACAAAAGGTAAACCAATTCCAAAACCAGGTGTTCCAGAATCATTCCGTGTTCTTGTAAAAGAATTGCAATCACTTGGTCTTGATATGCGTGTCCTTGATGAAGATGATAACGAGGTTGAACTTCGTGATCTTGACGAAGGTGAAGATGACGATGTGATGCACGTTGATGATCTTGAAAAAGCACGTGAAACAAAAGAACCAACAGAAGTCGTCGAAACAAGTGAAGAAAATTAA
- the pbp1b gene encoding penicillin-binding protein PBP1B — translation MRYFRVKQKHETQHQKDNDQLSHFDLGTIGLRILKLMTNFFFVIILLFTMLGAGMAFGYLASQVDSVKVPTKETLVKEVSSLSMISKMTYSDKSLISEIDTDLLRTPVKNDAISDNMKNAIISTEDENFKKHKGVVPKAVVRATLASVLGLGESSGGSTLTQQLLKQQVLGDDPTFKRKSKEIIYALALERYMSKDDILTTYLNVSPFGRNNKGQNIAGVEEAAQGIFGVSAKDLTVPQAAFLAGLPQSPIVYSPYLASGQLKSDKDLSYGLTRQKNVLYNMYRAGVLTKDQYDSYKAYDIKKDFKASETASVNNHDYLYYKVMSEAKDIMYNYLVKKDKVSAQDLKNDETKASYEDRAIQTLQQGGYTVSTTINKSIYNAMQNAVAKDGGLLDDGSGSVEVGNVLTDNKSGAILGLIGGRNFSTNQNNHAFDTKRSPGSSIKPIIAYGPAIDQGLMGSASIVSNYPTTFSSGQKIMHVGDEGTTMITLQEALNTSWNIPAFWTYKLLREKGVNVEDYMTKINYDSSISDYSIESLPLGGGVDVSVAQQTNAYQMIANNGVYKKQYMVDKITAEDGTVIYQHKDNPVRVFSPAAATILQELLKGPITSGATTQFRDDLKSLNAGLAGADWIGKTGTTDDYTDAWLMLSTPRVTLGGWIGHDNNTSLSKMAGYKNNANYMAHLVNAINNADSSTFGGEKFSLDSSVIKSNVLKSTGLQEGTVNYNGKTYNVSGEKTTSYWAKNGAGKMTYKFGIGGTDSDYQKAWASLVGK, via the coding sequence ATGAGGTATTTTAGAGTGAAACAAAAACATGAGACACAGCATCAAAAGGACAATGACCAATTAAGTCATTTTGATTTGGGAACTATTGGCCTAAGAATATTAAAATTAATGACTAATTTCTTTTTTGTCATCATCTTATTATTTACCATGTTAGGTGCCGGAATGGCTTTTGGATACTTGGCTAGTCAAGTAGATTCTGTAAAAGTACCAACTAAAGAGACATTGGTAAAAGAAGTTAGTTCTTTATCCATGATTTCAAAAATGACTTATTCAGATAAAAGTTTAATTTCAGAGATTGACACCGATTTATTAAGAACCCCTGTCAAAAATGATGCCATTTCAGATAATATGAAAAATGCTATCATTTCCACAGAGGATGAAAATTTTAAAAAGCATAAAGGCGTCGTTCCAAAAGCAGTTGTTAGAGCTACATTAGCTTCTGTTTTAGGTCTTGGAGAGTCAAGTGGTGGTTCAACCCTAACGCAACAATTATTAAAACAGCAAGTGCTAGGCGATGATCCAACATTTAAACGCAAATCAAAAGAAATTATCTATGCCTTAGCTTTAGAACGTTATATGTCTAAAGATGACATCTTAACAACCTATTTAAATGTTTCTCCTTTTGGACGTAACAATAAAGGTCAAAATATTGCAGGTGTTGAAGAGGCTGCACAAGGTATCTTTGGTGTTTCTGCAAAAGATTTAACGGTTCCTCAAGCTGCTTTTTTAGCAGGACTACCACAAAGTCCAATTGTATATTCACCTTACTTGGCAAGTGGTCAGTTAAAATCGGATAAAGATTTGAGTTACGGTCTTACTCGTCAAAAAAATGTTTTGTATAATATGTATCGTGCAGGTGTATTAACTAAAGACCAATATGATAGCTATAAAGCTTATGATATCAAAAAGGACTTTAAAGCATCTGAAACAGCTTCTGTCAACAATCATGATTATCTTTATTACAAGGTCATGAGTGAGGCTAAAGATATTATGTATAATTATCTGGTGAAAAAAGATAAGGTGTCAGCTCAAGACCTAAAAAATGATGAAACAAAAGCATCTTATGAAGATAGAGCTATTCAAACATTGCAACAAGGTGGTTATACTGTTTCGACTACTATCAACAAATCCATCTATAATGCTATGCAAAATGCAGTAGCTAAAGATGGAGGTTTATTAGATGATGGCAGTGGTTCTGTCGAAGTTGGTAATGTCTTAACAGATAATAAATCAGGTGCTATCTTAGGCTTAATTGGAGGACGTAATTTTAGTACTAACCAAAACAATCATGCTTTCGATACTAAAAGATCACCTGGTTCAAGTATAAAACCAATCATTGCATATGGACCAGCTATTGACCAAGGTTTAATGGGAAGTGCAAGTATTGTTTCAAATTATCCAACAACTTTCTCAAGTGGACAAAAAATCATGCACGTTGGTGATGAAGGTACAACTATGATTACACTTCAAGAAGCTTTGAATACGTCTTGGAACATTCCAGCCTTTTGGACTTACAAATTATTAAGAGAAAAAGGTGTCAATGTTGAAGATTATATGACTAAGATTAATTACGATAGTAGTATCAGTGATTATTCTATTGAAAGTCTTCCACTTGGTGGTGGTGTTGATGTTTCAGTAGCACAACAAACCAATGCCTACCAAATGATTGCTAATAATGGCGTTTATAAAAAACAATACATGGTTGATAAGATTACAGCAGAAGATGGAACGGTCATTTATCAACATAAGGATAATCCTGTTAGAGTATTCTCTCCAGCAGCGGCAACTATTTTACAAGAATTGTTAAAAGGACCGATTACTTCTGGTGCGACAACTCAGTTTAGAGATGATTTAAAATCATTAAACGCTGGTTTAGCTGGAGCCGATTGGATTGGTAAGACTGGTACTACTGATGATTATACGGATGCTTGGTTGATGCTCTCAACACCTCGCGTAACATTAGGTGGTTGGATTGGTCATGATAATAATACATCACTTTCTAAAATGGCTGGTTATAAAAACAATGCTAATTATATGGCTCATTTGGTTAATGCAATTAATAATGCAGATAGCTCAACTTTTGGTGGTGAGAAATTTAGCCTAGATTCAAGTGTTATCAAATCAAATGTCTTGAAGTCAACTGGTCTTCAAGAAGGAACAGTTAACTATAATGGTAAAACTTATAACGTAAGCGGTGAGAAAACGACTAGTTATTGGGCTAAAAATGGTGCAGGTAAAATGACCTATAAATTCGGAATTGGTGGAACAGATAGTGACTATCAAAAAGCCTGGGCAAGTTTAGTTGGCAAATAA
- the tyrS gene encoding tyrosine--tRNA ligase, with product MNIFEELKARGLVFQTTDEEALVKALTEGQVSYYTGYDPTADSLHLGHLVAILASRRLQLAGHKPYALVGGATGLIGDPSFKDAERSLQTKETVLDWSQKIKDQLSRFLDFENGDNKAELVNNYDWFSDISFIDFLRDVGKYFTVNYMMSKDSVKKRIETGISYTEFAYQIMQGYDFYELNEKHDVSLQIGGSDQWGNMTAGTELIRRKAERTAHVMTVPLITDASGKKFGKSEGNAVWLDADKTSPYELYQFWLNVMDDDAVRFLKIFTFLSLEEIAEIEKEFNAARHERLAQKILAKEVVTLVHGEDAYKQALNITEQLFAGNIRNLSASELKQGLSNVPNYTVKKEDSLNIVDVLVSAAISSSKRQAREDVQNGAIYINGARVQDLEYSLGDTDKIDDQLTVIRRGKKKYFVLDFS from the coding sequence ATGAATATATTTGAAGAACTCAAAGCTCGTGGCTTGGTCTTTCAAACGACCGATGAAGAAGCCCTTGTCAAAGCATTAACAGAAGGGCAAGTATCCTATTATACCGGCTATGACCCAACTGCAGATAGTCTTCATCTTGGTCACCTAGTTGCTATTTTAGCGTCACGCAGACTTCAACTTGCAGGGCATAAACCTTATGCATTAGTTGGAGGAGCAACTGGATTAATTGGCGATCCATCCTTCAAAGATGCAGAAAGAAGCTTACAAACAAAAGAGACGGTTCTTGACTGGTCACAAAAAATCAAAGATCAATTATCTCGTTTTTTAGATTTTGAAAACGGCGACAATAAGGCTGAATTGGTTAATAACTACGATTGGTTTTCAGATATCAGCTTTATCGACTTCCTTCGTGACGTGGGAAAATACTTTACTGTTAACTACATGATGAGTAAAGACTCTGTCAAAAAACGAATTGAAACAGGCATTTCCTATACAGAATTTGCTTACCAAATTATGCAAGGTTATGATTTTTATGAATTAAATGAAAAACATGATGTTAGTCTTCAAATTGGTGGTTCTGACCAATGGGGTAATATGACTGCTGGGACAGAGTTAATCAGACGTAAAGCAGAACGCACTGCACATGTTATGACAGTCCCCCTCATTACTGATGCCAGTGGTAAAAAATTCGGAAAATCAGAAGGAAATGCTGTATGGCTTGATGCTGACAAAACTTCACCTTACGAATTGTACCAATTTTGGTTAAATGTCATGGATGATGATGCTGTACGTTTCTTGAAAATCTTTACCTTCCTATCATTAGAAGAAATTGCAGAGATTGAAAAAGAATTCAATGCTGCAAGACACGAACGTCTAGCTCAAAAAATATTAGCTAAAGAAGTTGTAACTCTTGTTCATGGCGAAGATGCCTACAAACAAGCTTTGAATATTACTGAACAACTTTTCGCTGGAAATATAAGGAATCTCTCAGCAAGTGAGCTAAAACAAGGCTTAAGCAATGTTCCAAATTACACTGTCAAAAAAGAGGATAGTCTTAATATCGTTGATGTATTAGTTAGTGCAGCTATTTCTTCATCAAAACGTCAAGCACGTGAAGATGTGCAAAACGGAGCTATTTACATCAATGGTGCTCGCGTACAAGACTTAGAGTACTCTTTAGGCGATACTGACAAGATTGATGATCAATTAACGGTTATCCGTCGTGGTAAGAAAAAATATTTTGTACTGGACTTTAGCTAA
- a CDS encoding DUF1492 domain-containing protein: MEIKERLKNMYYKRLYIENLKATLEHDRELVKLSPEHLARIETEDLKQIEQAEADLQDDIDLINSLDDKLQRNILTERYINNLKWADIADKLFYPRQTLLRHHNKALEQLTRHNQF, encoded by the coding sequence ATGGAAATCAAAGAAAGACTAAAAAACATGTATTATAAGCGTTTGTATATTGAGAACTTGAAAGCAACCTTGGAACATGATAGGGAGTTGGTTAAGTTATCGCCTGAGCATTTAGCACGTATTGAGACAGAGGACTTGAAACAGATTGAGCAAGCAGAAGCAGACTTACAAGATGACATAGATTTAATCAATAGCCTAGATGATAAACTACAGCGTAACATACTGACTGAACGCTATATAAATAATCTCAAATGGGCTGATATAGCAGATAAGCTATTTTATCCAAGACAAACACTACTCAGACATCATAACAAGGCTTTAGAGCAACTCACGCGCCACAATCAATTTTAA
- a CDS encoding DNA primase family protein, translating into MSEFMKQLDEKVPDVSTSIPLSAPITEEQEDNYLTTFKNIKSVLFDEVEKIKRDAYNRAYQEYMLEHENAEDKTTRAYAEKARKKATPSAPLAVAIILKKYIHFTRIKPEGQNQKAPLYFYHPDKGIYTEDNEFLQDLIMLIFPNATEKQAFDTLYKIAHKSPIKKIQGEYTAIGRQLYNNATGKFEPFNPQIIVTRKIKTAYNPYAKEPTINGWKVTDWLKELFDGDKELYQLAIQIIKASVTGQSLEKIFWLYGEGGTGKGTFQQLLINLVGLENVASLKITDLNKSRFTTSILLGKSLVIGDDVQKDAIIKDTSDMFSLATGDIMTIEDKGKKPYSLRLNMTVVQSSNGLPRMNGDVSAIDRRFRILTFSSKFKVKPNPAIKKDYINRKEVLEYLVKLAIETPLEDINPKQSQTLLGEHQKDINPVLDFVEKTFKEDLASEFIPNDFIWYCWKQYQDYFNQSLFKTERGLHRDIKQILPPYIRVGVRTIPAGRQLHLGFYPKEDIPDYASLATYSNGRETPEKRKKSKKDRGYWNNNAKHK; encoded by the coding sequence ATGAGCGAATTTATGAAACAGCTTGATGAAAAAGTGCCAGACGTTTCAACGTCTATCCCGTTGTCGGCACCAATCACAGAGGAGCAGGAAGACAATTATTTAACAACGTTTAAAAATATAAAAAGCGTGTTATTTGATGAGGTTGAAAAAATCAAACGTGATGCCTATAACCGTGCTTATCAAGAATACATGTTAGAGCATGAGAATGCAGAGGATAAGACAACAAGAGCATACGCTGAGAAAGCGCGTAAAAAAGCGACTCCAAGCGCACCTCTTGCCGTTGCAATTATCTTAAAAAAATATATTCACTTTACACGTATTAAGCCAGAGGGACAAAATCAGAAAGCGCCTTTGTACTTTTATCACCCTGACAAAGGTATCTACACCGAGGATAACGAATTCTTACAAGATTTGATTATGCTTATTTTTCCAAACGCTACTGAAAAACAAGCATTTGATACGCTTTACAAAATCGCACACAAAAGCCCAATCAAGAAAATACAAGGTGAGTATACAGCTATTGGCAGACAACTTTATAACAACGCAACAGGCAAATTTGAGCCTTTCAATCCTCAAATCATTGTCACTAGAAAAATCAAAACCGCCTACAATCCTTATGCCAAAGAGCCAACTATAAACGGTTGGAAAGTGACAGATTGGCTTAAAGAATTGTTTGACGGTGATAAGGAATTGTACCAGCTTGCTATCCAAATTATTAAAGCGAGCGTTACAGGTCAATCACTAGAAAAAATTTTTTGGTTGTACGGCGAGGGCGGAACAGGTAAAGGAACTTTTCAACAGTTGCTAATAAATTTGGTTGGTTTGGAAAACGTTGCAAGTCTTAAAATTACAGACTTAAATAAAAGCCGTTTTACCACTTCTATTTTGCTTGGAAAATCGTTAGTTATTGGTGATGATGTCCAAAAAGACGCTATTATCAAAGATACCTCTGATATGTTTAGTCTTGCGACTGGTGATATTATGACAATTGAGGACAAAGGGAAAAAGCCTTATTCGTTGAGGTTAAATATGACCGTTGTACAATCTTCCAACGGTCTCCCACGTATGAATGGTGATGTATCAGCAATTGACAGACGGTTTAGAATTTTGACATTTTCAAGCAAATTTAAAGTTAAACCAAACCCAGCTATCAAAAAAGATTATATCAATCGCAAAGAAGTCCTAGAGTATTTGGTTAAGTTAGCGATTGAAACACCGCTAGAAGACATTAATCCCAAACAGTCTCAAACTTTATTAGGCGAACACCAAAAGGACATTAATCCTGTTTTAGATTTTGTTGAAAAGACATTTAAAGAAGATTTGGCGAGTGAATTTATTCCCAATGATTTTATTTGGTATTGCTGGAAACAGTATCAAGATTATTTTAATCAATCGCTTTTTAAAACTGAAAGAGGATTACACAGAGATATTAAGCAGATTTTACCACCTTACATTAGAGTTGGTGTAAGAACTATTCCAGCAGGTAGGCAACTACATTTAGGCTTTTACCCTAAAGAGGATATACCAGACTATGCTAGTCTTGCGACCTATTCAAACGGCAGAGAGACACCGGAGAAACGCAAGAAATCCAAAAAAGATAGGGGATATTGGAATAACAACGCAAAACATAAATAA
- a CDS encoding HTH domain-containing protein — MKLPTLPVNYKRVLRQIKVGAENPTTGAEIALTLKLEERTVQKIISQLITRYGIPIVGVRHGFNRGYFIPEDKAELLDGAKSFYDQLQDEQKRLNVLMNAEPEEYKQLVKKLLEGV; from the coding sequence ATGAAGCTTCCAACTTTACCAGTAAATTATAAGCGCGTGTTAAGACAAATCAAAGTGGGGGCAGAGAACCCAACTACAGGGGCAGAAATAGCCCTAACCTTAAAACTAGAGGAAAGAACGGTACAGAAGATTATCAGCCAACTAATCACAAGGTATGGTATTCCTATTGTTGGTGTTAGACATGGTTTTAATCGTGGCTATTTTATCCCAGAAGATAAAGCTGAATTACTAGACGGCGCTAAATCTTTCTACGATCAATTACAAGACGAACAAAAACGCTTAAATGTGCTAATGAATGCTGAACCAGAAGAATATAAGCAACTTGTCAAGAAACTGTTAGAGGGAGTGTAA
- a CDS encoding BRO-N domain-containing protein — MQIIKKEKGEFGKIKIDFYLNKDREILVTIEQLAQGFGYKNRKGIERMLERNSYLRSDEYSVIAKVPHSLGGTQETRLFNKRGIFEIGMLSRTEKGKVFRAWIYDYIEGLEKENANFRLQRALERPKRLALNEVINRWENAPKMAYSTVYNLLLKGVTGYNKTQLTTKRGGETGIDCLNSIELAQYQALEDMAIALINLNFSYQEIKTMVFRQKEKLSQGA; from the coding sequence ATGCAAATTATTAAAAAGGAAAAAGGCGAATTTGGGAAAATCAAGATTGATTTTTATTTGAATAAAGATAGAGAAATCTTGGTTACTATCGAACAGCTAGCCCAAGGGTTTGGATACAAGAACCGTAAGGGCATTGAAAGAATGTTAGAACGTAACTCCTATTTAAGAAGTGACGAATATTCAGTTATTGCAAAGGTACCCCACAGCTTGGGGGGTACCCAAGAAACACGTTTATTTAACAAACGGGGCATATTTGAAATTGGTATGTTATCCCGAACAGAAAAAGGAAAAGTATTCAGGGCTTGGATATATGACTATATAGAGGGATTAGAAAAAGAAAATGCTAACTTCCGTTTACAACGAGCGTTAGAAAGACCTAAACGTTTAGCGCTTAACGAAGTTATTAACCGTTGGGAGAACGCCCCTAAAATGGCTTATTCTACTGTTTACAACCTTTTGCTAAAAGGTGTTACGGGCTATAACAAAACACAATTAACCACTAAGCGAGGCGGTGAAACTGGTATCGATTGCTTGAATAGTATTGAGTTAGCGCAGTATCAAGCATTAGAGGACATGGCAATAGCTCTAATCAATCTGAATTTTAGCTATCAAGAGATAAAAACAATGGTCTTTAGACAAAAAGAAAAGCTCTCACAAGGCGCGTGA
- a CDS encoding helix-turn-helix domain-containing protein, giving the protein MKNNFRILLAKQRKKVSDIHKATGISKSTLTALYYERTKHPDIKTLQKVADYLGVTIDELLNAED; this is encoded by the coding sequence ATGAAAAATAATTTTCGTATTCTTTTAGCAAAGCAACGTAAAAAGGTTTCAGACATCCACAAAGCAACGGGCATATCTAAAAGTACCTTAACAGCTTTGTATTATGAGCGTACAAAACACCCAGATATTAAAACATTGCAAAAAGTTGCTGACTATTTAGGTGTTACTATTGACGAACTATTGAATGCAGAAGACTAG